One region of Wyeomyia smithii strain HCP4-BCI-WySm-NY-G18 chromosome 3, ASM2978416v1, whole genome shotgun sequence genomic DNA includes:
- the LOC129726439 gene encoding uncharacterized protein LOC129726439: protein MKAMYILLIGALLATGYAYPASKDSKSNPADDAEFVVVPLEHQRPSYFNRYPSSFDAFDGVLDTDDFPHQGQSPIFFPSINPFTWQFSSYLDDLMRRFRDRFAGSWNPFYGGSDFAPSGPGLWPIDIPDDSSEGGKTNTTSTVKVIDGHKVIINDTYYTKKTDFGTSIFKVRVVDVKPLDEEGADKPSTDGPIETGNRVGTEEGNEPKKPAGTDADEEKNSATEGPKRDTELESSDEETTPADESLNTINNDIDSAKKEEVLESLPLSEVNSVPLESQERNMLRHNYIYKSREDAESTENTDDDVFSPDEWKQYHDERKRITVPVYNRPNRFPTTNQHQFDAAGTDSSNPTVIDLSNDIAINYLPANEAIPLHPDVEVFAPVRRRRPAQQDPMQPFPVPFPTFPQPYPGGNRYPVSFPNQFAPNQYPQGPGFPGGQIVPLFPTPTEGQFLVRRPANLMMGLPSRFPVGFREVRP, encoded by the exons CCAGCAAAGATAGCAAAAGCAACCCCGCGGATGATGCAGAGTTCGTCGTAGTCCCGTTGGAGCATCAGAGGCCATCCTACTTCAACCGCTATCCGAGCAGCTTTGACGCATTCGATGGTGTGTTGGATACTGACGATTTCCCTCATCAGGGTCAGAGTCCGATCTTCTTCCCATCGATCAACCCGTTCACGTGGCAGTTCTCGTCTTATCTCGACG ATCTGATGAGACGGTTCCGTGATCGCTTTGCCGGTTCGTGGAATCCGTTTTACGGTGGAAGCGACTTTGCCCCGTCCGGACCAGGACTCTGGCCAATCGATATCCCGGATGACTCTTCCGAAGGTGGAAAGACCAATACGACATCCACTGTTAAA GTTATTGACGGCCACAAAGTCATAATCAACGACACGTACTACACCAAGAAGACCGACTTCGGAACATCCATTTTCAAGGTTCGTGTGGTCGATGTCAAACCGCTGGATGAAGAAGGTGCTGATAAGCCTTCTACGGATGGTCCAATAGAGACCGGAAACCGTGTGGGAACTGAAGAAGGCAACGAACCGAAAAAACCCGCCGGCACTGATGCCGATGAAGAGAAGAATTCGGCCACAGAGGGTCCCAAACGGGACACCGAATTGGAGTCCAGTGACGAGGAAACAACTCCAGCCGACGAAAGTTTGAATACCATTAACAACGACATCGACAGTGCCAAAAAGGAAGAG GTTTTGGAATCCTTACCGCTATCAGAAGTGAATTCCGTCCCTTTGGAATCGCAGGAACGCAATATGTTGCGCCACAACTACATCTACAAGAGTCGAGAGGACGCCGAATCCACCGAGAATACCGACGATGATGTATTCTCTCCGGACGAATGGAAACAGTACCACGACGAGCGTAAAAGAATCACCGTTCCGGTGTACAACAGACCGAATCGATTCCCAACCACGAACCAGCACCAATTTGATGCCGCTGGAACCGATTCCTCAAATCCGACCGTGATCGATCTCTCGAATGACATTGCCATCAACTATCTGCCAGCGAACGAGGCAATTCCGCTCCATCCGGACGTGGAAGTCTTCGCACCGGTCCGGCGCCGACGTCCGGCTCAACAAGATCCGATGCAGCCCTTCCCGGTGCCGTTTCCTACATTCCCGCAACCTTACCCAGGCGGTAATCGCTATCCGGTGTCGTTTCCCAACCAGTTTGCCCCTAATCAGTATCCCCAAGGACCGGGCTTTCCCGGTGGTCAGATTGTTCCACTTTTTCCCACACCTACCGAGGGGCAGTTTCTGGTGCGACGACCCGCAAATTTGATGATGGGTCTACCATCGAGGTTTCCTGTCGGTTTTCGTGAGGTGAGGCCTTGA